The Aeromicrobium sp. Leaf245 genome includes a region encoding these proteins:
- a CDS encoding sirohydrochlorin chelatase, with protein sequence MTAPALIALAHGSRDPRSAATITALTELVSCMRPDLRVTTAFLDHSEPSLDSVVDRLVAEGHSEIVLVPLLLTEAYHAKVDVPEAAEAARARHDGIRIQVTDVLGIESAFFRVLDRRLRDVLRENRVRELDALVLAGAGSSDAIANATIARAARAWGAHHKLPTIAAFASSAPPAAGEAVRAHRADGRRNIAVGQLMLAPGFLPDRVKELAYEAGAVAVAEPLGVDEEIAEVILARYAVGAVQLVSFDALFT encoded by the coding sequence ATGACTGCACCAGCGTTGATCGCCCTGGCGCACGGCAGCCGCGACCCGCGGTCCGCCGCCACCATCACTGCCCTGACGGAGCTCGTGTCGTGCATGCGTCCCGACCTCCGCGTCACGACGGCGTTCCTCGACCACTCCGAGCCGAGCCTCGACAGCGTCGTCGACCGCCTCGTGGCCGAGGGGCACAGCGAGATCGTCCTCGTGCCGCTCCTGCTCACCGAGGCCTACCACGCGAAGGTCGACGTGCCCGAGGCCGCCGAGGCCGCTCGGGCGCGGCACGACGGGATCCGGATCCAGGTGACCGACGTGCTCGGCATCGAGTCCGCGTTCTTCCGCGTGCTCGACCGACGGCTGCGCGACGTGCTGCGCGAGAACCGGGTCCGGGAGCTGGATGCTCTGGTGCTCGCGGGAGCCGGCTCCTCCGACGCCATCGCCAACGCCACCATCGCGCGCGCTGCCCGGGCGTGGGGCGCCCACCACAAGCTCCCCACGATCGCCGCGTTCGCGTCGAGCGCACCTCCCGCCGCCGGCGAGGCCGTCCGGGCCCACCGGGCCGACGGGCGTCGCAACATCGCGGTCGGCCAGCTCATGCTGGCTCCGGGCTTCCTGCCCGACCGCGTCAAGGAGCTGGCCTACGAGGCCGGTGCCGTGGCCGTGGCCGAGCCGCTCGGCGTCGACGAGGAGATCGCCGAGGTCATCCTGGCGCGCTACGCCGTGGGCGCCGTCCAGCTGGTGTCGTTCGACGCGCTGTTCACGTAG